The following coding sequences lie in one Thermomicrobium sp. 4228-Ro genomic window:
- a CDS encoding ArsR/SmtB family transcription factor, with protein MLDRHYLELKAKLFRGFADPSRLAILEVLRGGPRTVGEIARLTGQGVTNVSNHLRCLRDCGLVVRERRGQHAVYRLADERCAQLFALAEQLLAESARGVLTCPKYTLLPLEQHQEQEVSIDGQPIDAR; from the coding sequence ATGCTCGACCGCCATTACCTCGAACTCAAGGCCAAACTCTTTCGCGGGTTCGCCGATCCGAGCCGGCTGGCGATCCTGGAGGTGTTGCGCGGCGGACCGCGCACCGTGGGTGAGATCGCGCGGCTGACGGGCCAGGGAGTGACGAACGTGTCCAATCACCTGCGCTGCTTGCGCGACTGCGGTCTGGTCGTGCGCGAGCGGCGTGGACAGCATGCCGTCTATCGCCTGGCCGACGAGCGGTGTGCACAGCTGTTCGCACTCGCCGAACAGCTCCTCGCTGAATCGGCTCGCGGTGTCCTGACCTGCCCGAAGTACACGCTCTTGCCTCTGGAACAGCACCAGGAACAGGAGGTGTCCATCGATGGCCAGCCGATCGACGCCCGCTGA
- a CDS encoding GNAT family N-acetyltransferase, whose protein sequence is MLDPDRQWERRGPRDAGIYPAHREADVVLRDGSTVHVRPVRPEDEPAIRTFYEGLSAEARKLRFFGEAVDLARAAQEDASVDYRNDFALIAEAGPTHRIVGVATYRKLDGERAEVALAVADDYQGRGSGTIHVGQLAEIADANGIRVFVAWVLPENYRMIQVFRDLGVPVEIRTGISEIVVTFPTSLTPEAIERFERREQIAAAHAVEAVLYPKTVAVIGASRQRGTVGGELFHNLLEYGFNGPVFPVNRNARVVQSVLAYPSVEAIPEPVDLAVIAVPAPEVPKVAEECGRKGVRALVVISSGFAEIGPGGDEHGRTNSCASVERTACDSSVRIASV, encoded by the coding sequence ATGCTCGATCCAGATCGGCAGTGGGAGCGGAGGGGGCCACGCGATGCAGGAATCTATCCAGCGCACCGTGAAGCCGACGTCGTCTTGCGCGATGGAAGCACCGTGCACGTACGCCCCGTTCGGCCCGAGGACGAGCCAGCGATCCGCACGTTCTACGAAGGGCTGTCGGCAGAAGCACGCAAGCTCCGCTTCTTCGGCGAAGCGGTCGACCTCGCCAGGGCAGCCCAGGAGGACGCTTCGGTCGATTATCGCAACGACTTCGCCTTGATCGCCGAGGCTGGCCCGACGCACCGGATCGTCGGTGTCGCGACGTACCGCAAGCTCGACGGTGAGCGCGCGGAGGTCGCGCTCGCGGTCGCCGATGACTACCAGGGACGCGGCTCGGGAACGATCCACGTCGGGCAACTCGCCGAGATCGCCGATGCGAACGGCATCCGTGTCTTCGTCGCCTGGGTGCTGCCGGAGAACTACCGCATGATCCAGGTGTTCCGCGACCTCGGTGTTCCTGTCGAAATCCGAACCGGTATCAGCGAAATCGTCGTCACCTTCCCGACATCGCTCACGCCGGAAGCGATCGAGCGCTTCGAGCGGCGCGAGCAAATCGCCGCCGCGCACGCGGTCGAGGCGGTTCTCTACCCGAAGACCGTCGCGGTGATCGGGGCCTCCCGCCAGCGCGGAACGGTCGGCGGCGAACTCTTCCACAACTTGCTCGAATACGGCTTCAACGGGCCAGTGTTCCCCGTCAACCGCAATGCGCGCGTCGTGCAATCGGTCCTCGCTTACCCTTCAGTCGAAGCGATCCCGGAGCCGGTCGACCTCGCCGTGATCGCCGTGCCAGCGCCGGAAGTACCGAAAGTCGCCGAGGAATGCGGGCGGAAAGGGGTCCGCGCGCTCGTCGTCATCTCGAGCGGATTCGCAGAAATCGGTCCGGGGGGGGACGAGCACGGCAGGACGAACTCCTGCGCATCTGTCGAGCGTACGGCATGCGACTCATCGGTCCGAATTGCATCGGTGTGA
- a CDS encoding SHOCT domain-containing protein, whose product MMWCPGCGPWGGGMMWGWGGWLWGLVMLVFWVLILVGIALLIVWAVRQFSHGGPKSTSGGTSRALEILQERYARGEITREQYEQMRRDILGEGGGG is encoded by the coding sequence ATGATGTGGTGTCCCGGTTGTGGTCCGTGGGGTGGCGGCATGATGTGGGGCTGGGGTGGTTGGCTCTGGGGTCTCGTCATGCTCGTGTTCTGGGTACTTATCCTGGTCGGTATCGCGCTCCTGATCGTCTGGGCAGTCCGACAGTTCAGTCACGGTGGCCCGAAGTCGACCAGCGGCGGAACGAGCCGTGCACTAGAGATCCTGCAGGAGCGGTATGCTCGCGGTGAGATCACGCGCGAGCAGTACGAGCAAATGCGCCGTGACATCCTGGGCGAAGGTGGCGGGGGATGA
- a CDS encoding SHOCT domain-containing protein has product MRWWFHTPVRLDHPLPREWFWQGLAQLAFSLALLVVMLAFLAWVVHRMLRALPAAPTQARAILDERYARGELTREQYLAMRRDLERSD; this is encoded by the coding sequence ATGCGCTGGTGGTTCCATACACCGGTTCGGCTCGACCATCCACTCCCACGCGAATGGTTTTGGCAGGGCCTCGCACAACTCGCCTTCAGCCTCGCTCTCCTCGTGGTGATGCTCGCGTTTTTGGCCTGGGTCGTGCACCGGATGCTTCGAGCCCTCCCAGCGGCTCCGACACAGGCGCGCGCCATCCTCGACGAGCGCTATGCACGGGGCGAACTGACGCGCGAACAGTATCTCGCCATGCGGCGTGACCTGGAGCGAAGCGATTGA
- a CDS encoding transglycosylase SLT domain-containing protein produces the protein MTTQPRMLFHSTLVVLTLLTTLVLGTRTLPVQPANGPTPPSRESSSDRTAATPTPRPVPADPIAALEQAQRLLAAGVPAEAARILAPALGAREPTVRMQARLLLARAMLPSGDPHATLELAAEVARRAPDQQQAGEAAAITAQALLQLGEVDQAIEQLQVARTLLPEIAPYLEYRALDALVRAGRHDEAQRLVDHIVTTAPIRRLAVAALEWQREQAQQHGDDAALRATLDRLLELATIPTYRATLLLQRAQVARTLGDVVATRTDLLAAIETAPESAAAAAALDELDALGAGDTVPLDRRAAIAFASGRYPAAIAAYSTVLESDPSRADAWYQRAIARIRSGDLQTGIDELLAMAERYPRDERTPDALVTAGTLVEWHDEPAAEAVYERVLTQYPASGAAREARFRLGLLAFGRGDAAGAARIWRVLADSGDARATFWYGKALAAAGDRAAAQRAWERARTLDPEGFYGIRAGELLAGREPVAFISAGDMTLTPDTGAYEHWLATLGLTATDRAARLMANDPVRRALLLLDLGDREAASWEVDAARDTLRNDPVTLALFGWELLRRGEAAFAYRIGLQLQANSDVPTEVVAPLVAPVPYPEVLATVAAQFRIDPLLVAALVRQESAFEPTAVSPAGARGLTQVLPETGAGLATQLGLSTWNPDQLFQPETSLTLGAAELARRLEQFGGQLYLALASYNAGVGAVQEWLRERPASDPDLFAERIPYRETYAYVQRVYAGYRAYQQLYGAR, from the coding sequence GTGACGACTCAGCCACGGATGCTCTTCCACAGCACGCTCGTTGTGCTCACCCTCTTGACGACCCTGGTACTCGGAACTCGGACGCTTCCGGTTCAGCCAGCCAACGGGCCTACTCCGCCGAGTCGCGAGAGTTCGAGCGATCGGACAGCAGCCACACCGACCCCACGGCCAGTGCCGGCCGATCCGATCGCTGCCCTGGAGCAGGCACAGCGCCTCCTCGCTGCCGGTGTCCCAGCTGAAGCCGCACGGATCCTCGCGCCGGCGCTCGGCGCACGAGAGCCGACCGTGCGTATGCAGGCCCGCTTGCTCTTAGCCCGGGCGATGCTCCCCAGCGGCGATCCGCACGCGACGCTCGAACTCGCAGCCGAGGTCGCACGCCGTGCTCCTGACCAGCAGCAGGCAGGCGAGGCAGCAGCCATCACGGCCCAGGCGCTCCTCCAACTCGGGGAGGTCGATCAGGCGATCGAGCAACTTCAGGTCGCCCGCACGCTCCTTCCCGAGATCGCTCCCTACCTCGAGTACCGGGCACTCGACGCGCTCGTGCGAGCAGGGCGGCACGACGAGGCGCAGCGTCTCGTCGACCATATCGTGACGACTGCGCCCATCCGGCGCCTCGCTGTGGCAGCGTTGGAATGGCAACGCGAACAGGCCCAGCAGCACGGCGACGACGCAGCCCTCCGAGCGACGCTCGATCGCTTGCTCGAACTGGCGACGATTCCGACGTACCGGGCGACGCTCTTGCTGCAACGAGCACAGGTCGCACGCACGCTCGGCGACGTGGTCGCCACACGGACTGACCTCCTGGCTGCGATCGAGACCGCACCGGAGAGCGCCGCGGCAGCAGCGGCGTTGGACGAACTCGATGCGCTCGGCGCCGGTGATACGGTTCCGCTCGACCGCCGAGCGGCGATCGCATTCGCCAGCGGGCGCTACCCTGCAGCGATCGCTGCCTACAGTACGGTGCTCGAAAGCGATCCTTCGCGGGCCGATGCCTGGTACCAGCGGGCGATCGCCCGGATCCGCAGCGGTGACCTCCAGACCGGCATCGACGAACTCCTGGCGATGGCCGAACGGTATCCACGAGACGAGCGGACACCGGACGCGCTCGTCACTGCCGGGACACTCGTCGAGTGGCACGACGAACCGGCTGCGGAAGCGGTCTACGAGCGCGTCCTCACGCAGTATCCAGCTAGCGGCGCAGCCCGAGAGGCACGGTTCCGCTTGGGGCTGCTCGCGTTCGGCCGAGGTGACGCGGCTGGCGCAGCTCGGATCTGGCGCGTCCTCGCGGACAGCGGCGATGCCCGCGCGACCTTCTGGTACGGCAAAGCACTCGCTGCCGCCGGAGATCGAGCAGCAGCGCAGCGGGCCTGGGAGCGCGCTCGTACACTCGACCCGGAAGGGTTCTACGGTATCCGGGCAGGTGAGCTCCTCGCCGGACGCGAGCCGGTCGCGTTCATCTCTGCCGGCGACATGACGCTGACTCCGGACACCGGCGCGTACGAGCACTGGCTGGCGACTCTCGGACTCACTGCCACGGATAGGGCCGCACGTCTGATGGCCAATGATCCGGTGCGGCGCGCGCTTCTGCTCCTCGATCTCGGCGACCGTGAGGCGGCGAGCTGGGAAGTGGACGCTGCACGTGACACGCTGCGGAACGATCCGGTCACGCTGGCACTGTTCGGCTGGGAACTCCTCCGGCGTGGCGAGGCAGCGTTCGCCTATCGCATCGGCCTGCAGCTTCAGGCGAACAGCGACGTGCCGACAGAAGTCGTCGCTCCGCTCGTCGCACCGGTTCCCTACCCGGAGGTTCTCGCGACGGTCGCCGCGCAGTTTCGGATCGATCCGCTGCTCGTGGCTGCGCTCGTCCGGCAGGAAAGTGCCTTCGAGCCCACTGCCGTCTCACCGGCCGGTGCTCGCGGGCTGACCCAGGTACTCCCCGAAACTGGTGCAGGACTCGCCACCCAGCTCGGCCTCAGCACCTGGAACCCCGATCAGCTGTTCCAACCCGAGACCAGCCTCACTCTCGGCGCAGCGGAACTGGCTCGTCGTCTCGAGCAATTCGGCGGACAACTGTACCTGGCGCTGGCGAGCTATAACGCCGGTGTGGGAGCGGTACAGGAATGGCTCCGCGAACGACCAGCCAGCGATCCAGACCTCTTCGCCGAGCGGATCCCCTATCGCGAGACCTACGCCTACGTCCAGCGCGTCTATGCCGGCTATCGCGCGTACCAGCAGCTCTACGGTGCGCGATGA
- the metG gene encoding methionine--tRNA ligase, whose amino-acid sequence MPETIGVFVAWPYANGDLHLGHVAGVYIPADTFARYHRLRGDRVLMVSGSDAHGTPITVAAEREGVTPEDIFKRYHRRFLETYQQLGIAFDLFTHTHTANHFRVAQDIFRTLYERGYIFTQTQIQLYCEYDRRFLPDRYVEGTCPYCGYPSARGDQCDNCGRTLDAIELIEPRCRLCGQRPVPRETEHFFFDLPAFTDRLLAYLERQTHWRPNVQHFVRNFIQDGLKPRPVSRDLEWGVPLPIPGYEHKVMYVWFEAVIGYLSASIEWALAEGQPDAWEAWWRDPSARGYYFIGKDNIPFHAIIWPAELMGYDESLNLPYDIPANEFLNLEGQQFSTSRNWAIWVPDFLSRYAPDPLRDYLTSIAPETRDSEFTWQGFVERNNNELLATWGNLVHRILTFVQSRFEGRVPEPGDLDGRDRILLEQIATGFQRIGDLYARVELKAAQREAMALAREVNRYLDEKAPWFQIREDRQAAATTIFVALRAIDSIKLLLAPILPFSSERLHSLLGYQEPLFGEIAIETGPQTGGHEVLRYRPIPGEARDRWQPSELEPGRPLPPPQPLYLKLDESVVEEERQRLLAQSR is encoded by the coding sequence ATGCCTGAAACGATCGGTGTGTTCGTTGCCTGGCCGTATGCCAACGGAGACCTCCATTTGGGGCACGTCGCTGGGGTCTACATTCCGGCCGATACCTTCGCACGCTACCACCGGCTCCGTGGCGATCGCGTGCTCATGGTCAGCGGCAGCGATGCCCACGGCACACCGATCACTGTCGCAGCCGAGCGTGAAGGTGTGACGCCGGAGGATATCTTCAAGCGGTATCATCGTCGGTTCCTCGAGACGTACCAGCAACTCGGCATCGCGTTCGACCTGTTCACGCACACGCACACTGCCAATCATTTCCGGGTCGCCCAGGACATCTTCCGAACGCTCTACGAACGCGGGTACATCTTCACGCAGACCCAGATCCAGCTCTACTGTGAGTACGACCGGCGCTTCTTGCCTGACCGTTACGTCGAGGGTACCTGTCCCTATTGCGGCTATCCGAGCGCGCGCGGCGACCAGTGCGATAACTGTGGGCGGACCCTCGATGCGATCGAACTCATCGAGCCACGCTGTCGTCTGTGTGGTCAACGTCCGGTTCCGCGCGAGACGGAACATTTCTTCTTCGATCTACCGGCCTTCACCGATCGTCTCCTGGCGTACCTCGAGCGCCAGACGCACTGGCGACCGAACGTGCAGCACTTCGTCCGCAACTTCATCCAGGACGGTCTCAAGCCACGACCCGTCTCGCGTGACCTGGAATGGGGCGTTCCGCTTCCCATCCCAGGCTACGAACACAAGGTCATGTACGTCTGGTTCGAAGCGGTGATCGGTTATCTCTCGGCCAGCATCGAGTGGGCCCTCGCTGAAGGACAGCCGGACGCCTGGGAAGCCTGGTGGCGAGATCCGTCAGCACGAGGCTACTACTTCATCGGTAAGGACAATATTCCGTTCCATGCCATCATCTGGCCGGCTGAACTCATGGGCTATGATGAGTCGCTCAACCTGCCCTACGACATCCCGGCGAACGAATTCCTGAACCTCGAAGGACAGCAGTTCTCGACCAGTCGCAATTGGGCCATCTGGGTTCCCGACTTTCTCTCACGGTACGCGCCGGATCCCTTGCGCGACTACCTCACCAGTATCGCGCCGGAGACGCGCGACAGCGAGTTCACCTGGCAGGGGTTCGTGGAGCGCAACAACAACGAGCTTCTGGCGACGTGGGGGAATCTCGTGCACCGCATCTTGACCTTCGTTCAGAGTCGCTTCGAGGGACGCGTGCCGGAGCCGGGTGACCTCGACGGGCGCGACCGGATTCTTCTCGAGCAGATTGCGACCGGTTTTCAGCGCATCGGTGACCTCTATGCGCGCGTCGAGCTCAAAGCGGCTCAGCGCGAGGCGATGGCGCTCGCGCGGGAAGTCAACCGCTACCTGGACGAGAAGGCACCGTGGTTCCAGATCCGCGAGGATCGGCAGGCAGCGGCGACGACGATCTTCGTCGCCTTGCGTGCGATCGACTCGATCAAGCTGCTGCTGGCACCGATTCTCCCCTTCTCGAGCGAACGGCTCCACAGCCTGCTCGGCTACCAGGAGCCGCTCTTCGGCGAGATCGCTATCGAGACGGGGCCGCAGACCGGTGGTCACGAGGTGCTGCGCTACCGGCCCATTCCAGGCGAAGCACGCGACCGTTGGCAGCCGAGCGAGCTGGAGCCAGGCCGTCCGCTTCCCCCGCCACAGCCGCTCTACCTGAAGCTGGACGAGTCGGTCGTCGAGGAGGAGCGGCAACGGCTCCTGGCGCAGTCGCGCTGA